The following coding sequences lie in one Candidatus Kinetoplastibacterium sorsogonicusi genomic window:
- the ispH gene encoding 4-hydroxy-3-methylbut-2-enyl diphosphate reductase, translating to MKIQSETEIILANPRGFCAGVERAINIVEKVLTLYNPPIYVKHDIVHNKHVVSYFKSKGVIFIEDLSLVPNEAIIIFSAHGVSKKIKKEAKFRNLKIFDATCPLVTKVHLEVENMRKKNKKIIMIGHKGHPEVEGTLGQCKDGIFLVESFEDIKKLNFNEYENLALITQTTLSIDDTNELSNKIKFRYPNIEEPKKSDICYATQNRQDAIKILTKFCDLIIILGSKNSSNSNRLYEIAIKSKIESYLIDDFSDFKEVWLIDKKKIGISAGASAPENLINDLLDFLCKKGIKKISTINKQDENMSFKLPIELINIGAD from the coding sequence GTGAAAATTCAATCTGAAACTGAAATTATATTAGCTAATCCTAGAGGTTTTTGTGCTGGAGTAGAAAGAGCCATAAATATAGTAGAAAAAGTTTTAACATTATATAATCCTCCTATATATGTAAAACATGATATAGTACATAATAAGCATGTAGTTTCTTATTTTAAATCAAAAGGTGTGATTTTTATTGAAGATTTGTCTCTAGTGCCAAATGAAGCAATAATTATTTTTTCTGCTCATGGTGTTTCTAAAAAAATAAAAAAAGAAGCTAAATTTCGCAATTTAAAAATATTTGATGCAACATGTCCTTTAGTTACTAAAGTGCACCTTGAAGTAGAAAATATGAGAAAAAAAAATAAAAAAATTATTATGATAGGACATAAAGGACATCCAGAAGTTGAAGGAACATTAGGTCAGTGTAAAGATGGAATTTTTTTAGTAGAATCTTTTGAAGATATAAAAAAATTAAATTTTAACGAATATGAAAATTTAGCTTTAATAACCCAAACTACCTTATCAATAGATGATACTAATGAACTATCTAATAAAATCAAATTTAGGTATCCAAATATAGAAGAACCTAAAAAAAGTGATATTTGCTATGCTACACAAAATAGACAAGATGCCATTAAAATTTTAACTAAATTTTGTGATTTAATTATTATTTTAGGAAGTAAAAATAGTTCTAACTCTAATAGATTATATGAAATAGCAATAAAATCAAAAATAGAAAGTTATCTTATAGATGATTTTAGTGATTTTAAAGAAGTATGGCTAATTGATAAAAAGAAAATAGGAATAAGTGCTGGTGCTTCTGCTCCGGAAAATTTAATAAATGATTTATTAGATTTTTTATGTAAAAAAGGTATTAAAAAAATTAGTACTATAAATAAACAAGATGAAAATATGTCATTCAAATTACCTATTGAACTAATTAATATTGGCGCCGACTAG
- a CDS encoding type B 50S ribosomal protein L31, which translates to MKKNIHPDYREVVFLDTQTGKQFITRSTVQTKEKIEINGSSLPLFKCDVTSESHPFYTGAQTKIVETGRVEKFRARFANSTGKQKN; encoded by the coding sequence ATGAAAAAAAATATTCACCCAGATTATAGAGAAGTAGTATTTTTAGACACACAAACTGGTAAACAATTTATTACTAGATCAACAGTTCAAACAAAAGAAAAAATAGAAATAAATGGTTCTAGTTTACCTTTATTCAAATGTGATGTTACATCAGAATCACATCCATTTTATACTGGTGCACAAACTAAAATAGTAGAAACAGGTCGCGTAGAAAAATTTCGAGCTCGTTTTGCTAATTCTACAGGAAAACAAAAAAATTAA
- a CDS encoding MATE family efflux transporter produces MKIFFTEKTNIFFKSIKNILEQAWPILISQWAGILFGFIDTTMTGHISPADLASMSLAVSINATVFVTLIGIMNSLIPILSQSFGAKKYSDIGKYWGQGIWLAILISALGSLVMTRIDLWLSISGEINETLKYKICDYLKVLVFALPPLIIFRAVYILSTSISKPKLVMIISLFSILIKFILNIIFIYGLLGFKSMGAIGAGLSTVIVSWMSLIMGIVIIKNDDYYNKFNLHIALPNYKIIIELLKIGIPIGAAYLTEILVFTFMALLIAREGDIITSGHQIMINLSSICYMMPMAIAAATSAVTGQSIGAKKYKYALINGYSGLLLTLIGSIFTAILLICFKNFIVNIYTNDSQIIKIAISLIPILPVFHIIDSLHCLASYLLRSYKIIIVPFIIQSICLGFIGVLGGWWFSFGPGLENFIHIKNIILPNAPLGAGCMWIMSLLSLTISSIILYFYYWIAVIKKT; encoded by the coding sequence ATGAAAATTTTTTTTACAGAAAAAACAAATATATTTTTTAAATCTATAAAAAATATATTGGAACAAGCATGGCCTATTTTAATTTCACAATGGGCTGGAATTTTATTTGGGTTTATAGATACTACTATGACAGGTCATATTAGTCCTGCAGATTTAGCATCTATGTCATTAGCTGTATCTATTAATGCTACTGTATTTGTAACTTTGATTGGTATAATGAATTCATTAATACCAATTTTATCTCAAAGTTTTGGAGCAAAAAAATATTCTGATATTGGCAAATATTGGGGGCAAGGAATATGGCTAGCTATATTGATTTCAGCATTGGGATCTTTAGTAATGACAAGAATAGATTTATGGTTATCTATTTCAGGTGAAATTAATGAGACGTTAAAATATAAAATTTGTGATTATTTAAAAGTTTTAGTTTTTGCTTTACCACCATTAATTATTTTTAGAGCGGTTTATATATTAAGCACTTCTATATCTAAGCCTAAATTAGTAATGATAATTAGCTTATTTTCTATCTTAATAAAATTTATTTTAAATATTATTTTTATTTATGGTTTATTAGGATTTAAATCTATGGGAGCTATAGGCGCTGGTTTATCTACAGTTATAGTATCATGGATGAGTTTAATCATGGGAATAGTAATAATAAAAAATGATGATTACTATAATAAGTTTAATTTACATATTGCCCTACCTAATTATAAGATCATTATAGAATTATTAAAAATTGGTATTCCTATAGGAGCAGCATATCTTACAGAAATACTAGTGTTCACTTTTATGGCATTACTAATTGCAAGAGAGGGTGATATTATTACTAGTGGTCATCAAATTATGATTAATTTATCTTCTATTTGCTATATGATGCCTATGGCTATTGCTGCAGCAACTTCAGCTGTTACTGGACAATCAATAGGAGCAAAAAAATATAAATATGCATTAATAAATGGATATTCAGGTCTATTACTTACTTTAATAGGATCTATATTTACAGCTATACTATTAATATGTTTTAAAAATTTTATAGTTAATATTTATACTAATGACTCTCAAATAATCAAAATAGCTATTTCTTTAATACCAATATTGCCAGTATTTCATATTATAGATTCATTACATTGCTTAGCTTCTTATTTATTAAGATCTTATAAAATAATAATAGTACCATTCATCATTCAAAGCATATGTTTAGGTTTTATAGGAGTACTAGGTGGATGGTGGTTTAGTTTTGGTCCAGGTTTAGAAAATTTTATACATATAAAAAATATTATATTACCAAACGCTCCATTAGGTGCTGGTTGTATGTGGATAATGTCACTTTTGAGCTTAACAATATCTTCTATAATACTTTATTTTTATTATTGGATTGCGGTTATAAAAAAAACTTGA
- the orn gene encoding oligoribonuclease codes for MHKFLNKNNFKSSNWVWIDMEMTGLNPEIDYILEIAIVITDYNLNIIAESPSIVIYQPDSILDTMNDWNYNTHTKTGLLKHVKKSNTNEQTAEIYLLNFISNFVAMKESPLCGNTVSQDRKFLTKYMPILESFFHYRNIDVSSIKEIAKAWYPNDLINFQKKNNHSALSDIYESIEELKFYKKRIFKFL; via the coding sequence ATGCATAAATTTTTAAATAAAAATAATTTTAAATCTTCTAATTGGGTTTGGATAGATATGGAAATGACTGGTTTAAATCCAGAAATTGATTATATACTAGAAATAGCTATTGTAATTACTGATTACAATTTAAATATAATTGCCGAATCTCCAAGCATAGTAATATATCAACCGGATAGTATTCTAGATACTATGAATGATTGGAATTATAATACTCATACAAAAACTGGGTTATTAAAACATGTAAAAAAATCTAATACGAACGAGCAAACAGCTGAAATTTATTTACTAAACTTTATTTCTAATTTTGTTGCTATGAAAGAATCACCTTTATGTGGAAATACAGTAAGTCAAGATAGAAAATTTTTGACTAAATATATGCCAATTCTTGAATCTTTTTTTCATTATAGAAATATTGATGTCAGCTCTATCAAAGAAATAGCAAAAGCATGGTATCCAAATGATTTGATTAATTTTCAAAAAAAAAATAATCATAGCGCATTATCTGATATATATGAATCTATAGAAGAATTAAAATTTTACAAAAAAAGGATTTTTAAATTTCTTTAA
- the rsgA gene encoding ribosome small subunit-dependent GTPase A yields the protein MYTKKIGTIVSLNKSSFVIDIDNKLETYIIPNNIKHCIVVGDIVVLNNFNIIEKIIDRRNIVYRSLFSKSKFIAANIDQILIIIAVKPSFSVNLLQRILIEASRSSIESTIILNKIDLKESKHLNKILEMFSNLKINIVKICAHDTINTKLLLYKILKNKKNLFLGQSGMGKSTIIKTIYNDIDIKTREFSQKLNTGKHTTSFIKSYKISEINATVIDAPGFQTFGLNHVTEKEILKAFYEFEPFFQNCKYYNCKHIYEKECGIKEAIKNNIIYEYRYELYKNIMINK from the coding sequence ATGTACACAAAAAAAATAGGAACAATTGTATCATTAAATAAATCATCTTTTGTGATAGATATAGATAATAAATTAGAAACATATATTATTCCCAATAATATAAAACATTGTATTGTAGTAGGTGATATTGTTGTATTGAACAACTTCAATATTATAGAAAAAATTATTGATAGAAGGAATATAGTATATAGATCTTTATTTAGTAAATCTAAGTTTATCGCTGCTAATATAGATCAAATTTTGATTATTATTGCAGTCAAACCTAGTTTTTCTGTAAATTTATTACAAAGAATTTTAATAGAAGCTAGTAGATCATCTATTGAATCTACTATTATTTTAAATAAAATAGATTTAAAAGAGTCAAAACATTTAAATAAAATATTAGAAATGTTTTCTAATTTAAAGATAAATATTGTCAAAATATGTGCTCATGATACTATAAATACAAAATTACTACTATATAAAATATTAAAAAACAAAAAAAATCTTTTCTTAGGACAAAGTGGTATGGGTAAATCAACTATAATAAAAACTATTTATAATGATATTGATATTAAAACTAGGGAATTTTCTCAAAAATTAAATACAGGAAAACATACAACAAGTTTTATTAAATCTTATAAAATCTCTGAAATAAATGCTACTGTAATAGATGCTCCAGGATTTCAAACATTTGGGTTAAATCATGTTACAGAAAAAGAAATTTTGAAGGCATTTTATGAATTTGAACCATTTTTTCAAAACTGTAAATATTATAATTGTAAACATATATATGAAAAAGAATGTGGCATTAAGGAAGCAATCAAAAATAATATAATTTATGAATATAGGTATGAATTATATAAAAACATTATGATTAATAAATAA
- the rplS gene encoding 50S ribosomal protein L19 has product MNIISIIEKEEIERLTKNKKLAIFNPGDTIVVNLNVVEGTRKRIQAYEGVVIAIRNRGLNTSFIVRKLSSGESVERTFQMYSPQIASIELKRQGDVRRAKLYYLRSRFGKSARIKEKLIKK; this is encoded by the coding sequence ATGAATATTATATCTATAATAGAAAAAGAAGAAATAGAAAGATTAACTAAAAACAAAAAATTAGCTATATTTAATCCAGGTGATACTATAGTTGTAAATTTAAATGTAGTAGAAGGGACAAGAAAGCGTATTCAAGCATATGAAGGTGTAGTAATAGCTATACGAAATCGTGGACTAAATACTTCTTTTATAGTTCGCAAACTATCTTCTGGTGAATCAGTAGAACGTACATTTCAGATGTATTCTCCACAAATTGCTAGTATTGAACTAAAGAGACAAGGCGATGTCAGAAGAGCAAAATTATACTATCTCAGATCAAGATTTGGTAAATCTGCTCGTATAAAAGAAAAACTAATTAAAAAATAA
- a CDS encoding electron transfer flavoprotein subunit alpha/FixB family protein — MTVLIIAEYNNNQLESSTISTINAAKLIENDIHLMICGSNLKNLILNIHKLDTVSKIIIIENDNYFYISAETMTKEILNIYKKYEYILFASTSFGKDIAPRLAALLDVSPISNVIDIKSPNIFLRQIYSGKFLIEVEINEPIKILTICTSSFSSHINYDNDNIFLEYLNHKFEPYPYKNLINKSIVSNEKNFSNSNIIVSGGYGIGSAENFNNLIQKLAKKLNGAAGASKAAVDAGYADNNLQIGQTGKTVSPDIYIAIGISGAIQHIVGMKQSKIIIAINQDPEANIFKIADYGMIGDLFEIIPLIIEKI; from the coding sequence ATGACAGTGTTAATCATTGCTGAATATAATAACAATCAACTAGAATCTTCAACAATTTCTACAATAAATGCTGCAAAATTAATTGAAAATGATATACATTTAATGATATGTGGATCAAATTTAAAAAATTTAATATTAAATATACATAAATTAGATACAGTTTCTAAAATAATTATTATTGAAAATGATAATTATTTTTATATTTCAGCAGAAACTATGACTAAAGAAATATTAAATATTTATAAAAAATATGAGTATATTTTATTTGCATCGACATCTTTTGGAAAAGATATTGCACCAAGATTAGCAGCATTATTAGATGTATCACCAATATCTAATGTGATAGATATAAAATCACCTAATATTTTTTTAAGACAAATATATTCTGGAAAATTTTTAATTGAAGTTGAAATTAATGAACCTATAAAAATTTTAACAATTTGTACTAGTTCTTTTAGTTCTCACATTAACTACGATAATGATAATATATTTTTAGAGTATCTAAATCATAAATTTGAACCATATCCATATAAAAATTTAATAAATAAAAGTATTGTATCTAATGAAAAAAATTTTTCTAACTCTAATATTATAGTGTCTGGAGGTTATGGTATTGGTAGTGCAGAAAATTTCAATAATTTAATTCAAAAATTAGCTAAAAAATTAAATGGTGCAGCTGGGGCTTCTAAGGCAGCTGTTGATGCTGGTTATGCTGATAATAATCTTCAAATAGGACAAACTGGCAAAACTGTATCTCCTGATATATATATAGCAATTGGTATATCAGGAGCTATTCAGCATATTGTTGGGATGAAACAATCTAAAATAATAATTGCTATTAATCAAGATCCAGAAGCTAATATTTTTAAAATAGCAGATTATGGTATGATAGGCGATTTATTTGAGATTATTCCATTAATAATAGAAAAAATATGA
- a CDS encoding electron transfer flavoprotein subunit beta/FixA family protein: MKILIPIKMVVDHNIAIQLKNDKSSLDIENLKMSINPFDEHAIEEAIRLKENGIAKEIISISCGSLKAQQILKTSMSMGIDRSILFECDSDLEPLAIAKILKYAIELEKPDLVIMGKQAIDDDSSQTGQMLAGLLNWPQATFVNKIENINNNEIIIKREANHSYEILSIKLPAIITVDLSINEPRYISLTNIIKAKKKSLTIIDVKKLNLNLINRLKINNFQEQILERSVQLISNVDELIEKIKNNNKG, encoded by the coding sequence TTGAAAATTTTAATACCTATAAAAATGGTAGTGGATCATAATATAGCTATTCAACTAAAAAACGATAAATCTAGTCTTGATATTGAAAATTTAAAGATGTCTATCAATCCTTTTGATGAACATGCAATAGAAGAAGCAATACGTCTAAAGGAAAATGGGATTGCTAAAGAAATAATTTCTATTTCTTGTGGATCTTTAAAGGCACAACAAATACTTAAAACATCTATGTCAATGGGTATAGATAGAAGTATTCTTTTTGAATGTGATTCTGATCTTGAACCTCTTGCTATCGCTAAAATATTAAAATATGCAATAGAATTAGAAAAACCTGATTTAGTAATTATGGGTAAACAAGCTATTGATGATGATTCTAGTCAAACTGGTCAAATGTTAGCTGGTTTATTAAATTGGCCACAAGCTACTTTTGTAAATAAAATTGAAAATATCAATAATAATGAAATTATAATAAAAAGAGAAGCTAATCATTCATATGAAATATTGTCTATTAAATTACCGGCTATTATTACTGTAGATTTGAGTATTAATGAACCAAGGTATATTTCATTAACTAATATTATAAAAGCTAAGAAAAAAAGTTTAACAATAATTGATGTTAAAAAATTAAATTTAAATTTAATCAATAGATTAAAAATAAATAATTTTCAAGAACAAATCTTAGAAAGATCAGTGCAATTAATTTCTAATGTAGATGAATTAATAGAAAAAATAAAAAATAATAATAAGGGTTAA
- a CDS encoding bifunctional heptose 7-phosphate kinase/heptose 1-phosphate adenyltransferase, protein MIFPINDIKKHKVLIVGDIILDTYWFVKNHKLSYEAMPIHVASKEDQLGGAGNIAKNITLLGAFTTLIGICGDDESGKLINSLLKKYNICSKIIFEKNNITTLQMKILDKIHQLLSVDFENMPDKKSINKLYKIFIKEVQNHDIVIFSDHNKGSLIQIDKMISFAETLKIPILVDPIDILSKKYTEANFLTFDKLEIKK, encoded by the coding sequence ATGATATTTCCTATAAATGACATTAAAAAACATAAAGTATTAATAGTAGGAGACATTATACTTGATACTTATTGGTTTGTTAAAAATCATAAATTATCATATGAAGCTATGCCTATACATGTTGCAAGTAAAGAAGATCAATTAGGTGGAGCTGGAAATATTGCAAAAAATATAACTTTATTAGGCGCATTTACTACATTAATAGGTATATGTGGTGATGACGAATCTGGAAAATTGATAAATTCTTTGCTAAAAAAATATAATATATGTTCTAAAATTATTTTTGAGAAAAATAATATTACAACATTACAAATGAAAATATTAGATAAAATACACCAATTATTAAGTGTAGATTTTGAAAATATGCCTGACAAAAAATCTATAAATAAATTATATAAAATTTTTATTAAAGAAGTTCAAAATCATGACATAGTAATATTTTCAGATCATAATAAAGGATCACTTATTCAAATTGATAAGATGATATCATTTGCAGAAACATTAAAAATCCCTATTTTAGTTGATCCAATAGATATTTTATCTAAAAAATATACAGAAGCAAATTTTCTAACGTTTGATAAATTAGAAATAAAAAAATAA
- a CDS encoding LapA family protein, which yields MINLDHVNIKLWHNLIIKDVPVIVVICISFFSGILYHWLFTFPILLKLKNQIFKLQKELKNISKNQ from the coding sequence TTGATTAATCTTGATCATGTTAATATCAAGTTATGGCACAATTTAATTATCAAAGATGTTCCTGTAATAGTGGTAATATGTATTTCTTTTTTTTCTGGTATTCTATACCATTGGTTATTTACATTTCCTATTTTACTTAAACTGAAAAACCAAATTTTTAAATTACAAAAAGAACTAAAAAATATATCTAAAAATCAGTAA
- the rpsA gene encoding 30S ribosomal protein S1: MSSTINNFDNNESFADLFALSLKQQDMKSGEVITAEVVRIDRHFVIVNANLKSESLIPIEEFLNDQGELEVNPGDFVSVAIDSLENGYGDTILSRDRAKRLSAWLKLEQALESGELINGTITGKVKGGLTVMTNGIRAFLPGSLVDIRPVKDTTPYEGKTMEFRVIKLDRKRNNVVLSRRQVLEINMGEERQKIIDNLYEGAIVKGVVKNITDYGAFVDLGGVDGLLHITDMAWRRVRHPSEVLQVCQEVEAKVLKFDQDKNRVSLGIKQLGDDPWVGLSRRYPQGTRIFGKVTNLTDYGAFVEIEDGIEGLVHVSEMDWTNKNVDPKKVVTLGNEVEIMILEINEERRRISLGMKQCKPNPWEEFAANFKRGDKVHGAIKSITDFGVFVGLSGNIDGLIHLSDLSWSDSGEESVRNLKKGDELEAVILSIDTNKERISLGVKQLEDDPFNAFINMHEKGTIVSGKIKSVDHKGAVVTLSENVDGYLKSSEISVGKIEDASVLLKVGEKIEASIINIDRKARTIQLSIKAMNVINETTEIVQQRVIDSSASSGTTNLGALLKAKLDQQRNEN, encoded by the coding sequence ATGTCGTCAACTATAAATAATTTTGATAATAATGAGAGCTTTGCTGATTTATTTGCTCTAAGTTTGAAACAACAAGATATGAAATCTGGTGAAGTTATTACTGCTGAAGTAGTAAGAATTGATCGTCATTTCGTAATTGTAAATGCTAATTTAAAGTCAGAATCTTTAATTCCAATAGAAGAATTTTTGAATGACCAAGGAGAATTAGAAGTTAATCCTGGTGATTTTGTATCTGTTGCCATAGATTCATTAGAAAATGGTTATGGTGATACTATATTATCTCGAGATAGAGCTAAACGTTTATCAGCATGGTTAAAATTAGAACAAGCTTTAGAAAGTGGTGAATTAATTAATGGTACTATTACTGGTAAAGTTAAAGGTGGATTAACAGTAATGACCAATGGAATTAGAGCTTTTTTACCAGGTTCTTTAGTAGATATTAGGCCAGTAAAAGATACAACTCCATATGAAGGTAAAACCATGGAGTTTAGAGTTATTAAACTAGATCGAAAAAGAAATAATGTTGTATTATCAAGACGTCAAGTATTAGAAATTAATATGGGTGAAGAACGTCAAAAAATAATAGATAATTTATATGAGGGCGCTATTGTAAAAGGAGTAGTAAAAAATATTACTGATTATGGTGCTTTTGTAGATTTAGGTGGTGTTGATGGTCTTCTACATATTACAGATATGGCATGGCGTAGAGTTAGACATCCATCTGAAGTGTTACAGGTATGTCAAGAAGTAGAAGCTAAAGTATTAAAATTTGATCAAGATAAAAATAGAGTATCTTTAGGAATTAAACAATTAGGTGATGACCCATGGGTAGGATTATCTCGTAGATATCCACAAGGAACTAGAATTTTTGGTAAAGTGACAAACTTAACAGATTATGGTGCATTTGTTGAAATAGAAGATGGTATTGAAGGTTTAGTACATGTTTCTGAAATGGATTGGACTAACAAAAATGTTGATCCTAAAAAAGTTGTTACTTTAGGTAATGAAGTAGAAATTATGATTTTAGAAATCAATGAAGAGCGTAGAAGAATATCTTTAGGTATGAAGCAATGCAAGCCAAATCCTTGGGAAGAATTTGCGGCAAACTTCAAACGTGGAGATAAGGTTCATGGAGCTATTAAGTCTATAACTGATTTTGGCGTATTTGTTGGATTATCTGGTAATATTGATGGTTTAATACACTTATCTGATTTATCATGGTCAGATTCAGGTGAAGAATCTGTACGTAATTTAAAAAAAGGCGATGAATTAGAAGCTGTAATATTAAGTATTGATACTAATAAAGAACGTATCTCTTTAGGTGTAAAACAATTAGAAGATGATCCTTTTAATGCTTTCATTAATATGCATGAAAAAGGTACTATTGTTTCTGGAAAAATTAAATCAGTAGATCATAAAGGTGCTGTTGTTACTTTATCTGAAAATGTAGATGGTTATTTAAAATCTTCAGAAATTTCTGTTGGTAAAATTGAAGATGCTTCTGTATTATTAAAGGTAGGAGAGAAAATAGAGGCATCTATTATAAATATAGATCGTAAAGCAAGAACAATTCAATTATCTATTAAAGCTATGAATGTTATAAATGAAACAACTGAAATAGTACAACAACGTGTAATTGATTCTAGTGCTTCTTCAGGAACGACTAATCTAGGGGCTTTATTAAAAGCAAAACTTGATCAACAAAGAAACGAAAATTAG
- the cmk gene encoding (d)CMP kinase: protein MLNIITIDGPTASGKGTISKKLANKLNWKILDSGSIYRAISYMALKKNLSIFNIQEILLLIKDSKLIFKDSKIFLENVDISQKIRTEEIGSFASKISKFNNIRKVLIDYQRSFYTNTGLVADGRDMGTVVFPEAKLKIFLTANIEIRIKRRFNQLTKKGVSANLKNLAKSIKDRDLADINRSCSPLIIAKDAYVIDSSYIDSDKVTNYIFNIWMNRFCCIK from the coding sequence ATGTTAAATATTATTACAATTGATGGTCCTACTGCTTCTGGAAAAGGTACAATATCTAAAAAATTAGCAAATAAATTAAATTGGAAAATTTTAGATAGTGGTTCAATATATAGAGCGATTTCATATATGGCTCTGAAAAAGAATTTGTCTATTTTTAATATTCAAGAAATTTTGCTTTTGATTAAAGATAGTAAATTAATTTTTAAAGATAGTAAAATTTTTTTAGAGAACGTAGATATTTCTCAAAAAATCAGGACTGAAGAAATAGGTAGTTTTGCATCTAAAATATCCAAATTTAACAATATTCGTAAAGTACTAATAGATTATCAAAGAAGTTTTTATACAAATACGGGATTAGTCGCAGATGGAAGAGATATGGGTACTGTGGTTTTTCCAGAAGCAAAATTAAAAATTTTTCTTACTGCTAATATTGAAATAAGAATAAAAAGAAGATTTAATCAATTGACCAAAAAAGGTGTTTCTGCTAATCTTAAAAATCTAGCAAAATCTATTAAAGATAGAGATTTAGCAGATATTAATAGGTCATGTTCACCTTTGATAATAGCTAAAGATGCATATGTTATAGATTCATCCTATATTGATTCTGACAAAGTCACGAATTACATATTTAATATTTGGATGAATAGGTTCTGTTGTATTAAGTAA